One Desulfobulbus propionicus DSM 2032 DNA segment encodes these proteins:
- a CDS encoding polysulfide reductase NrfD: MTINGNRLTFKMTPFRLVLIAFSLIFVGIVAYRLVNGLQMTNLTDAWPWGLWIFIDVKLGVALAAGGFTTAGIYYVLGVKKVKSVVKPAILTAWLGYCLVGFGLLMDLGRWYGWWHPIFSWGEHSVMFELYMCVLLYTIVLTCEFAPVLFKGLGMKKISSFFTSLTAPLVIGGIALSTMHQSSLGSMYVLTLGKLNELWWTMLLPILYYSSAVAVGPAMVTCETALAGRFFRHDWDEPAMTFLAKWSGYVMSFYTVLRFSDLAIRGQLGSLFALDTESLMCLLELAIGCVIPVYFFWSYKLRGKVMTKTMIVRNAVLMVLGVALNRGNVVFTGMAEAAGESYFPSAGELFLSIGLISIGILVYLFIVENFDVFPAHEHRDTYVNTDKEQMQPHNAGCVQA, from the coding sequence ATGACCATCAACGGCAATCGTCTCACCTTTAAAATGACCCCGTTCCGGCTGGTATTGATCGCCTTCTCGCTGATCTTCGTCGGCATTGTTGCTTACCGCCTGGTCAACGGGCTGCAGATGACCAACCTTACCGATGCCTGGCCCTGGGGACTGTGGATCTTCATCGACGTCAAGCTGGGCGTGGCCCTGGCCGCCGGCGGCTTCACCACCGCCGGCATCTACTATGTGCTCGGCGTCAAGAAGGTCAAATCCGTGGTCAAGCCGGCCATCCTCACGGCCTGGCTCGGCTACTGCCTGGTCGGCTTCGGTTTGCTGATGGATCTGGGCCGCTGGTACGGGTGGTGGCACCCGATCTTCAGCTGGGGCGAGCATTCGGTCATGTTTGAACTCTACATGTGCGTTTTGCTCTATACCATTGTCTTGACGTGTGAATTTGCCCCGGTGCTGTTCAAGGGGCTGGGGATGAAAAAGATTTCCTCCTTCTTCACCAGTCTAACCGCGCCGCTGGTCATCGGCGGTATTGCCCTCTCTACCATGCACCAGTCGTCCCTGGGTTCGATGTACGTGCTCACCCTGGGCAAGCTCAATGAACTGTGGTGGACCATGCTGCTGCCGATCCTCTACTACTCCTCGGCCGTGGCCGTCGGGCCGGCCATGGTCACTTGCGAGACCGCCCTGGCCGGACGCTTTTTCCGCCACGACTGGGACGAACCGGCCATGACCTTCCTGGCCAAATGGTCCGGGTATGTGATGAGCTTTTACACGGTGCTCCGTTTTTCCGACCTGGCCATCCGCGGCCAGTTGGGTTCGCTGTTCGCCTTGGACACGGAGAGCCTCATGTGCCTGCTCGAACTGGCCATCGGCTGCGTCATTCCGGTCTACTTCTTCTGGAGCTACAAGCTGCGCGGTAAGGTGATGACCAAAACAATGATCGTGCGCAACGCGGTGCTCATGGTGCTCGGCGTGGCGCTGAACCGTGGCAACGTGGTGTTCACCGGCATGGCCGAAGCAGCCGGGGAAAGCTACTTTCCTTCCGCCGGCGAGCTGTTCCTGTCGATTGGTTTGATCTCCATCGGCATTCTGGTCTATCTGTTCATCGTCGAGAATTTTGACGTTTTTCCGGCCCACGAGCATCGGGACACCTACGTCAATACCGACAAGGAGCAGATGCAGCCGCACAACGCAGGTTGTGTCCAGGCATAA
- a CDS encoding 4Fe-4S dicluster domain-containing protein: MSKGVLVDMTKCFGCGACTVACKLWNEKKYDEVNKPTVGEAAQLVDINWTVVSKHDVTDKSGQEAWRFAKKQCLHCVDPACASSCLVGALRRTPEGPVVYHPDLCVGCRYCMVACPFNIPKYEWDKSFPKVSKCQMCYSRVAAGEQPACIAVCPNQVMTFGDRDELIKEAHRRIEGNKALYVNHVFGETEVGGTAWLYLSDQPFDALGFKTAVPQESLPAYTWQILSKLPAILLGWTAILSGIYFFNKRRNAIAEGKQDNTGGPQA; the protein is encoded by the coding sequence ATGTCAAAGGGAGTTCTGGTCGACATGACCAAATGCTTCGGCTGCGGCGCGTGTACCGTGGCCTGCAAGCTATGGAACGAAAAGAAATACGATGAGGTCAACAAACCCACCGTGGGAGAGGCGGCGCAGTTGGTGGATATCAACTGGACCGTGGTCAGCAAGCATGACGTGACCGACAAGAGCGGCCAGGAAGCCTGGCGCTTTGCCAAGAAGCAGTGTTTGCACTGCGTCGATCCGGCCTGCGCCTCGTCCTGTCTGGTCGGCGCCCTGCGCAGGACGCCGGAAGGACCGGTGGTCTACCATCCGGACCTGTGCGTGGGCTGCCGTTATTGCATGGTGGCTTGCCCCTTCAATATCCCCAAGTACGAGTGGGACAAGAGCTTCCCCAAGGTGTCCAAGTGCCAGATGTGTTATTCACGCGTGGCCGCCGGCGAGCAGCCCGCCTGCATCGCCGTCTGCCCCAACCAGGTGATGACCTTCGGCGACCGCGATGAACTGATCAAGGAGGCGCACCGGCGGATCGAGGGCAACAAGGCGCTCTATGTCAACCATGTGTTCGGCGAGACCGAGGTTGGCGGCACCGCCTGGCTGTATCTCTCCGATCAGCCGTTCGACGCGCTCGGCTTCAAGACCGCGGTGCCGCAGGAGTCGCTGCCCGCCTACACCTGGCAGATTCTCAGCAAGCTGCCGGCGATCCTGCTCGGCTGGACCGCCATCCTCTCCGGTATCTATTTCTTCAACAAACGCCGCAACGCCATTGCGGAGGGTAAACAGGACAACACAGGAGGGCCGCAGGCATGA
- a CDS encoding [FeFe] hydrogenase, group A, whose product MDNNSTNDLPVSRRFFLKGLGTAGMAGALATLSGCKDAGKPVGGEGWTPQQYNAPGSWPVQVRGRVPIDPNNPSIVRDDRKCILCGQCAEACERVQSVEGFYGLPIKDDITCVNCGQCALWCPTGAISERDDIERVLKVISDKNLHVIVQTAPATRIAIGEEFGMPAGSIVEGKMVAALKLLGFDRVFDTNFSADLTIMEEGTELVNRIKAAGGHGEGGHGHAPTALPQFTSCSPGWVKFCEYFYPDLLDHMSTCKSPQQMLGSVAKTYYAKKKGIDPKQIVSVSIMPCTAKKFEAARGEMNSAGIMAGTPELRDVDFVLTTRELARMIKGKGIDLAKLDPQPYDSLMGEGTGAAVIFAATGGVMEAAIRSGYYLLTGENPPEALLNLAAVRGLQGVKEASLEVPGVGELRVAVASGLANGRQLLDQIRADKQAGRPPRYHFIEFMACPGGCISGGGQPKTSVPPSDWVRQERLKSIYTIDAKIYKKRLSHENKEVMDLYADYLGKPNGEMAHKLLHTTYTDRSAHLTPKNKA is encoded by the coding sequence ATGGACAATAACAGCACAAACGATCTCCCGGTTTCCCGGCGGTTTTTCCTCAAGGGATTGGGAACCGCTGGCATGGCGGGCGCCCTCGCGACCCTGTCCGGGTGCAAGGATGCCGGCAAACCAGTCGGCGGCGAAGGATGGACTCCGCAACAGTACAACGCTCCCGGCTCCTGGCCGGTGCAGGTCCGTGGGCGCGTGCCCATCGATCCCAACAACCCCTCCATTGTCCGCGACGACCGCAAGTGCATCCTTTGCGGCCAGTGCGCCGAGGCCTGCGAGCGCGTGCAGAGCGTCGAGGGCTTCTACGGCCTGCCGATCAAGGACGACATCACCTGCGTCAACTGCGGCCAGTGCGCCCTGTGGTGCCCCACCGGCGCCATCAGTGAGCGCGACGACATCGAGCGGGTGCTCAAGGTGATCAGCGACAAAAACCTGCATGTGATCGTGCAGACAGCGCCAGCCACCCGCATCGCCATTGGCGAGGAATTCGGCATGCCAGCCGGCTCCATCGTCGAGGGTAAGATGGTCGCTGCCCTGAAGTTGCTTGGTTTTGATCGCGTCTTTGACACCAACTTCAGTGCCGATCTCACCATCATGGAAGAGGGCACCGAGCTGGTCAACCGGATCAAGGCGGCCGGCGGGCACGGCGAGGGTGGGCATGGCCATGCCCCGACCGCGCTGCCCCAATTCACCTCCTGTTCGCCTGGCTGGGTCAAGTTCTGCGAATACTTCTATCCCGACCTGCTCGATCACATGTCGACCTGCAAATCGCCGCAACAGATGCTCGGCTCAGTGGCCAAGACTTACTATGCCAAGAAGAAAGGTATCGATCCCAAACAGATCGTCTCGGTGTCGATCATGCCCTGCACGGCCAAGAAATTCGAGGCCGCACGCGGCGAGATGAACAGTGCCGGCATCATGGCCGGCACCCCTGAACTGCGCGATGTCGACTTTGTCCTCACCACCCGCGAATTGGCGCGAATGATCAAGGGCAAGGGCATCGATCTGGCCAAACTCGATCCTCAGCCCTATGACTCGCTCATGGGTGAGGGCACCGGCGCGGCGGTTATCTTTGCCGCCACCGGCGGCGTCATGGAGGCGGCGATCCGTTCCGGGTATTACCTGCTCACCGGCGAAAATCCGCCCGAGGCCCTCCTCAACCTTGCCGCCGTGCGTGGCCTGCAGGGCGTCAAGGAGGCCAGCCTGGAGGTGCCTGGAGTGGGCGAATTGCGCGTTGCCGTGGCCAGCGGCCTGGCCAACGGCCGGCAACTGCTCGATCAGATCCGCGCTGACAAGCAGGCCGGCCGGCCGCCCCGCTACCACTTCATCGAGTTCATGGCCTGTCCGGGCGGCTGCATCAGCGGCGGCGGTCAGCCCAAGACCTCGGTGCCGCCCAGCGACTGGGTGCGCCAGGAGCGGCTGAAGTCCATCTACACCATCGACGCCAAGATCTACAAGAAACGGCTGAGCCACGAGAACAAGGAAGTGATGGACCTGTACGCCGACTATCTGGGCAAGCCCAACGGCGAGATGGCCCACAAGCTGCTGCACACCACCTATACCGACCGCAGCGCTCATCTAACCCCAAAAAACAAGGCGTGA
- the ppsR gene encoding pyruvate, phosphate dikinase/phosphoenolpyruvate synthase regulator — translation MATTQDVYYVSGSTAILAEDMGKALLAQFQDIRFREEKIPFIHTPDDARKALAHILQQSEGGQPLVFCTIMDQETRDVFNCPEVKFFDIFLNTLELLEQALGVKALREPGYSRHFTISKMNKRVDAIHFSLEHDDGTRPAEYDEAEIILVGVSRSGKTPVSIYLATHMELKAANFPLTADHLDKHELPKEIVRNSKRAVGLTCSPLYLHTIREKRYAGSTYASLANCTRELQQAKQLYQRHNLKVLNVEGRSIEEIAVQAIQAIGLTKKQRPRTRDISGRSL, via the coding sequence ATGGCTACCACCCAAGATGTCTACTACGTTTCCGGTTCCACCGCCATCCTCGCCGAAGACATGGGCAAGGCCCTTCTGGCCCAATTTCAAGACATTCGCTTTCGGGAAGAAAAAATTCCCTTCATCCATACCCCCGATGACGCCCGCAAGGCCCTGGCCCACATTCTCCAGCAGTCCGAAGGCGGGCAGCCGCTGGTCTTCTGCACCATCATGGATCAGGAAACCCGTGACGTGTTCAACTGTCCAGAGGTGAAATTTTTCGATATTTTTCTCAACACCCTGGAATTGCTGGAACAGGCCCTGGGGGTCAAGGCCTTGCGCGAACCGGGATATTCCCGCCACTTTACCATCTCCAAAATGAACAAACGGGTCGACGCCATCCATTTTTCCCTGGAGCACGACGACGGCACCCGGCCGGCAGAATACGACGAGGCAGAAATCATCCTGGTGGGCGTGTCGCGATCCGGCAAGACCCCGGTCAGTATCTACCTGGCCACCCACATGGAACTCAAGGCCGCCAACTTTCCGTTGACCGCCGATCACCTCGACAAGCATGAACTGCCCAAGGAGATCGTGCGCAACAGCAAGCGGGCGGTGGGGCTGACCTGCTCGCCGCTCTACTTGCACACCATCCGCGAAAAGCGCTACGCCGGTTCCACCTATGCCAGCTTGGCCAACTGTACCCGCGAACTGCAGCAAGCCAAGCAGCTCTACCAGCGGCACAACCTCAAGGTGCTCAATGTCGAGGGCCGCTCGATCGAAGAGATCGCCGTGCAGGCGATCCAGGCCATTGGTCTGACCAAGAAACAGCGGCCGCGCACTCGCGATATCTCCGGACGTTCCCTGTAA
- a CDS encoding NAD(P)/FAD-dependent oxidoreductase, with the protein MEHTDILIVGGGPGGLACATQLARHGARVVLVERKPVFGPKVCAGGITWHGLLRHVPHELIERQFPEQVVVTPRQQVVVAEQNPIIATVSRERLGQWMAAQAAAAGVTLLSGTRLAALEPGQAILERGNSRMGVRYGQLVGADGSCSQVRRYLNLPSFALGIGLNAMVPGHFSRMEWHLDPRLFGSGYGWIFPHATTCSIGAYADSRLFSARTLKEQLLVWAGRQGIALDPGAIRAGLVNFDYRGVCFEHGWLVGDAAGLASGLTGEGIYPALVSGRVVARMILDPAYPGTELATLARKQRRHGRVMRLAGRSPRLCGLLMDLLVLLLRMKIIDFHSLEMAD; encoded by the coding sequence ATGGAACACACTGATATTCTGATTGTTGGCGGCGGACCGGGTGGTTTGGCCTGCGCCACCCAGTTGGCGCGGCACGGGGCACGGGTGGTCCTGGTGGAGCGCAAACCGGTTTTCGGCCCCAAGGTTTGTGCCGGTGGCATCACCTGGCACGGCCTGCTCCGTCATGTTCCTCACGAACTGATCGAGCGACAGTTTCCCGAGCAGGTGGTGGTCACCCCTCGGCAACAGGTGGTGGTGGCGGAGCAGAATCCGATCATCGCCACCGTCAGCCGAGAGCGCCTGGGACAGTGGATGGCGGCGCAGGCGGCAGCCGCCGGGGTGACCCTGCTGAGCGGAACCCGGCTGGCCGCGCTGGAACCCGGGCAGGCCATCTTAGAACGGGGCAACAGCCGGATGGGCGTACGTTATGGCCAGCTGGTGGGCGCGGATGGATCATGCAGTCAGGTGCGCCGCTATCTCAACCTCCCGTCCTTTGCCCTGGGAATCGGCCTCAACGCCATGGTGCCGGGTCACTTTTCCCGCATGGAATGGCATCTTGACCCGCGCCTCTTCGGTTCCGGCTATGGCTGGATCTTTCCCCATGCGACGACCTGTTCCATCGGCGCCTACGCCGACAGCCGCCTGTTTTCGGCCAGGACGCTCAAAGAACAGTTGCTTGTCTGGGCCGGTCGACAGGGCATTGCGCTTGATCCGGGAGCCATCCGCGCCGGTCTGGTCAACTTCGATTATCGTGGGGTTTGTTTCGAGCATGGCTGGCTGGTCGGCGATGCCGCTGGACTGGCTTCCGGGCTCACCGGCGAAGGCATCTATCCGGCTCTGGTCTCCGGTCGGGTTGTGGCGCGAATGATCCTTGATCCCGCCTATCCGGGCACCGAGCTGGCGACGCTTGCCCGCAAACAACGGCGCCATGGCCGGGTGATGCGGCTGGCGGGTCGCAGCCCAAGACTCTGCGGCCTGCTGATGGATCTGCTGGTTCTGCTGCTACGAATGAAAATCATTGATTTTCATAGTCTGGAAATGGCAGATTAG
- a CDS encoding NAD(P)-dependent oxidoreductase, which yields MNIREQLAIPRQQPRELDPEERLDNFDEVSKGFDEATALIEAQRCLQCRKPLCVMGCPIGNDIPRFIELLRERKFEQAYWTIRETSSMPSICGRVCPHEFQCEGACIRGKKDAPVAIGLLERFLADWMIINGKNLSPRCAPKNGIKVAIIGSGPAGITVAHSLSHKGYSCTIFESLPVFGGMLSVGIPNYRLPRNIIGAELYALQQCGVNVKTGITVGRDLTLSDLRDQGYAAVFLGIGAYESRRLGLEGELETQGVMSGIDYLGQVLTGREIALGDRVVVVGGGNVAIDVARVALRSGWKEVTILYRRTREEMPASGVEVHHVEEEGVQILFLAVPTRILSDDGRLTGVECIRMQPGEPDASGRRSPVPVEGSEFVLEADALIAAVGQKVIPVHDETVPVEVTSRGTYVVDPVTLQTSVEWIFAGGDTVLGPQTVAKAVCQGLDAAESMHRYMQGLI from the coding sequence ATGAACATCAGGGAACAACTGGCCATCCCCCGGCAACAACCGCGTGAACTTGATCCCGAGGAGCGGCTCGACAACTTCGACGAGGTCTCCAAAGGCTTTGACGAAGCCACCGCGCTGATCGAGGCTCAACGCTGCCTGCAGTGCCGCAAGCCGCTGTGCGTGATGGGCTGCCCCATCGGCAACGACATCCCGCGGTTCATCGAATTGTTGCGGGAGCGCAAGTTCGAACAGGCCTACTGGACCATCCGCGAGACCAGTTCCATGCCCTCGATCTGTGGCCGGGTCTGTCCCCACGAGTTCCAGTGCGAAGGTGCCTGCATCCGGGGCAAAAAGGACGCGCCGGTGGCCATCGGCCTGCTGGAACGCTTCCTTGCCGACTGGATGATCATCAACGGCAAGAATCTCTCACCCCGTTGCGCGCCGAAAAACGGCATCAAGGTGGCGATCATCGGTTCCGGTCCAGCGGGTATCACCGTGGCCCACTCGCTGTCGCACAAAGGATACAGCTGCACCATTTTCGAGTCCTTGCCGGTGTTCGGCGGCATGCTCAGCGTCGGCATCCCCAATTATCGCCTGCCGCGCAACATCATCGGCGCCGAACTCTATGCCCTGCAGCAGTGCGGGGTCAACGTCAAGACCGGCATCACCGTGGGTCGCGACCTGACCCTCTCCGACCTGCGTGACCAGGGCTACGCCGCGGTGTTTCTCGGCATTGGCGCCTATGAAAGCCGCCGGCTGGGCCTGGAAGGCGAACTTGAAACCCAGGGGGTGATGTCCGGCATCGATTATCTGGGACAGGTGCTTACCGGTCGAGAAATCGCGCTTGGCGACCGGGTGGTGGTGGTGGGCGGCGGCAACGTGGCCATCGATGTGGCCCGGGTGGCGCTCCGTTCCGGCTGGAAGGAGGTGACCATCCTCTACCGCCGCACCCGCGAAGAGATGCCCGCCTCGGGAGTCGAGGTACATCATGTGGAGGAGGAAGGGGTACAAATCCTGTTCCTTGCCGTACCCACCAGAATCCTCTCGGACGACGGCAGATTGACCGGCGTGGAATGCATCCGCATGCAGCCGGGCGAACCCGACGCGTCCGGCAGGCGTTCCCCGGTTCCGGTCGAAGGCTCCGAGTTCGTGCTCGAAGCCGATGCCCTGATCGCGGCGGTCGGGCAGAAAGTCATTCCAGTGCATGACGAGACCGTGCCGGTGGAGGTCACCTCCCGTGGCACCTACGTGGTCGACCCGGTCACCCTCCAGACCAGCGTCGAGTGGATCTTTGCCGGCGGCGACACGGTGCTCGGGCCGCAGACCGTGGCCAAGGCGGTCTGTCAAGGGCTGGACGCGGCCGAGTCCATGCACCGCTACATGCAGGGGCTGATCTGA
- a CDS encoding ferredoxin--NADP reductase, producing the protein MHRISILKREWLDDEAFELTFDRPDNFSFVAGQHVTLSLHGEERDYTLLSPPDARELRFLIRRIRGGVLSGALAELAPGSSVGMSQAKGYLIYRPTDRPVYFVANGVGIAPFMAMAASGVRGFTLVHGAREVSGLFYRRALTMAASRYIPCLSGPAQPGIMLLDLHRGHVTDYIDRHLKPGLYDFYLCGSRPMIHDMTHLLDEHFPGTRIYSEAYS; encoded by the coding sequence ATGCACCGCATCTCCATTTTGAAGCGCGAATGGCTGGATGACGAAGCCTTTGAGTTGACCTTCGACCGACCCGATAATTTTTCCTTTGTTGCCGGCCAGCATGTCACCCTCAGTCTGCACGGCGAGGAGCGGGATTATACCTTGCTCTCCCCTCCAGATGCCCGTGAGCTGCGCTTTCTGATCAGACGGATACGCGGTGGGGTGTTGAGCGGTGCCCTAGCTGAACTGGCTCCGGGGAGTTCCGTCGGCATGAGCCAGGCCAAGGGGTATCTGATCTACCGGCCGACCGATCGACCGGTCTATTTTGTGGCCAACGGGGTGGGAATCGCCCCGTTTATGGCCATGGCCGCGTCGGGGGTGCGGGGCTTCACCCTGGTCCATGGCGCCCGGGAGGTATCGGGTCTGTTCTATCGGCGTGCGCTGACCATGGCGGCCAGCCGCTATATTCCCTGCCTTTCCGGTCCGGCGCAGCCGGGGATCATGCTCCTGGATCTCCACCGGGGGCACGTGACCGATTATATCGATCGGCATCTCAAGCCCGGGCTTTATGATTTCTACCTCTGCGGCTCCCGGCCGATGATTCATGACATGACGCATCTGCTCGATGAGCACTTTCCCGGCACACGCATCTACAGCGAGGCCTACAGCTAA
- a CDS encoding cob(I)yrinic acid a,c-diamide adenosyltransferase — translation MKVYTGGGDKGKTSLFSGERVPKHHIRIEAYGDLDELNSMLGAVAAYLPEGEQAIRGDFEQIQSHLFLAGAWLATTPDSSATGYLTALPVNVSKDLEKRIDALSDVLPVLKEFILPGGQPVAAWAHVARTVCRRCERRLTELIEVSPDAGNSELAAIQVYLNRLSDYLFVVARYLNQLLGTADKTWKK, via the coding sequence ATGAAAGTGTATACTGGCGGAGGCGACAAAGGAAAGACGAGTCTCTTTTCTGGCGAGCGTGTACCCAAGCATCATATCCGCATCGAGGCCTATGGCGATCTCGATGAACTCAATTCCATGCTGGGGGCGGTCGCCGCGTATCTGCCTGAAGGAGAACAGGCTATCCGCGGCGATTTCGAGCAGATTCAGTCCCACCTCTTTCTCGCCGGTGCCTGGCTGGCCACCACTCCGGACTCTTCCGCCACCGGTTATCTCACTGCCCTGCCGGTCAATGTGTCCAAAGATTTGGAGAAGCGTATCGACGCGCTTTCCGACGTGTTGCCGGTGCTGAAGGAATTCATTCTGCCCGGAGGTCAGCCGGTCGCGGCCTGGGCCCATGTGGCGCGTACGGTCTGTCGCCGTTGCGAGCGGCGCTTGACCGAATTGATCGAGGTCTCTCCGGATGCCGGAAACAGTGAACTGGCGGCCATCCAAGTCTACCTCAACCGCTTGTCCGATTATCTGTTTGTCGTGGCCCGATACCTTAATCAACTCCTTGGAACCGCCGATAAAACCTGGAAGAAGTGA
- a CDS encoding CoA transferase subunit A, whose product MTLKEAVSKFVKNGDNVGIGGFVNLRQPVAICHEMVRQGFKDLTLSWQSAGMAAEILGAAMIARPDHFSIKRIELAYWGHESFGLSPSWRYLAERGLIEFEDWSNYNMSARFKAGAMGLPFLPTRGPLGGDIKNTSRTKIIDCPFTGRPIALVPACHPNVAIIHVQAADMYGNCIIRGTDATCPEIAMAAKHCIVTCEQLVSHELIVSNPKDILIPFPAVDAVIHVPYGAYPGACRRHYYFNGDHIRDFLGRIMPMVKGAPADSLKAWFDEYIFGVETFEQYLDKFPLSKILADKAAEAVHCERLA is encoded by the coding sequence ATGACGCTGAAGGAAGCGGTTTCCAAGTTTGTTAAGAATGGCGACAATGTCGGTATCGGCGGATTCGTCAATCTCCGTCAGCCCGTAGCCATCTGTCATGAAATGGTTCGGCAAGGCTTCAAGGACCTGACTCTCTCCTGGCAATCCGCAGGCATGGCAGCTGAAATTCTCGGCGCCGCGATGATCGCCCGGCCGGATCATTTTTCTATCAAGCGGATCGAGCTGGCTTATTGGGGACATGAGTCCTTTGGTCTGTCTCCCTCCTGGCGCTATCTCGCCGAACGCGGCCTGATCGAATTCGAGGACTGGAGCAACTACAACATGTCTGCCCGGTTCAAAGCCGGTGCCATGGGCCTGCCTTTCCTGCCCACCCGCGGTCCCTTGGGCGGCGACATCAAAAACACCAGCCGCACCAAGATTATCGACTGCCCGTTCACGGGACGGCCGATTGCCCTTGTCCCGGCCTGCCATCCGAACGTGGCCATCATCCATGTCCAGGCAGCGGACATGTACGGTAACTGCATCATTCGCGGCACCGACGCCACCTGCCCGGAAATCGCCATGGCCGCGAAACACTGCATCGTCACCTGCGAGCAGTTGGTTTCCCACGAACTGATCGTCAGCAATCCGAAGGACATCCTTATTCCCTTCCCGGCTGTCGACGCAGTCATTCATGTACCCTATGGTGCCTATCCGGGTGCCTGCCGCCGCCACTACTATTTCAACGGCGACCATATCCGTGATTTCCTCGGACGTATCATGCCGATGGTCAAAGGTGCTCCGGCCGATTCACTCAAGGCTTGGTTTGACGAGTATATCTTTGGGGTCGAAACCTTTGAGCAATATCTGGACAAATTTCCGCTCTCCAAGATCCTGGCGGACAAAGCGGCGGAAGCGGTCCATTGCGAGCGGTTGGCCTAA
- a CDS encoding CoA-transferase subunit beta, with protein sequence MTVSTDYTAQEIIVVAGSKILEDNKIVFVGTGLPMVASLLAILTHAPGLIVVFEAGAMGPPLTHGLPISVGDSKTGTGASYMKGLNAAFELTQRGYADFGFIGGAEVDMYGNLNSTMMGDYPASYAKPKVRLPGSGGASDMAASCERTILIVPHDKKKFNEKLSYVTSPGHLDGTPGARQKAGMQGKGPYRVITTKGIFDFDEATKRMRILQTFPGETVQSIQDNTGFELLVAPNVSEFAPPTVEEVRLIREVVDPQGAFVKRVAK encoded by the coding sequence ATGACAGTTTCAACGGATTACACCGCCCAAGAAATCATCGTTGTGGCGGGGTCAAAGATATTGGAAGACAACAAGATCGTCTTTGTCGGGACGGGCCTTCCCATGGTTGCCTCGCTCTTGGCTATTCTTACCCATGCCCCCGGATTGATCGTGGTCTTCGAGGCCGGTGCCATGGGTCCGCCCCTGACACATGGTCTGCCCATTTCGGTCGGCGATTCCAAGACCGGAACCGGCGCATCCTATATGAAGGGCCTGAACGCCGCCTTTGAATTGACCCAGCGCGGATACGCCGATTTCGGCTTCATCGGTGGCGCCGAGGTCGATATGTACGGCAACCTCAACTCCACCATGATGGGTGATTACCCCGCAAGTTATGCCAAGCCCAAAGTTCGTCTGCCGGGTAGCGGCGGCGCCAGCGACATGGCGGCCTCCTGCGAGCGAACCATCCTCATCGTTCCCCACGACAAGAAGAAATTCAACGAGAAGCTCTCCTATGTCACCAGCCCCGGCCATCTTGACGGCACCCCCGGCGCCCGTCAGAAAGCCGGCATGCAGGGCAAGGGCCCGTATCGAGTGATCACCACTAAGGGTATCTTCGATTTCGACGAGGCAACCAAGAGAATGCGTATTCTCCAGACATTCCCGGGTGAAACCGTACAGAGCATTCAGGACAACACCGGCTTTGAATTGCTGGTAGCCCCGAATGTCAGCGAGTTCGCGCCCCCCACCGTCGAGGAAGTGCGTTTGATCCGTGAAGTGGTCGATCCTCAAGGTGCCTTTGTCAAACGAGTAGCAAAATAA
- the mce gene encoding methylmalonyl-CoA epimerase: MKILKIDHLGIAVNSLDEGSKFWTDVMGLNLHGTETVEEQKVTTAFYPVGESEVELLVSTSPDGPIAKFIEKNGGKGGFQHVAFQVENIEEALAELQEKGVALIDKTPRMGAGGCKIAFLHPKATGGILVELSQRM, encoded by the coding sequence ATGAAAATTCTTAAAATTGACCATCTTGGTATCGCAGTCAACAGCTTGGACGAAGGCAGTAAATTTTGGACCGATGTCATGGGACTTAATCTCCATGGCACGGAAACCGTTGAAGAGCAAAAAGTGACAACAGCCTTCTACCCTGTCGGTGAAAGTGAAGTGGAACTCCTCGTATCAACCTCACCCGATGGCCCTATCGCTAAATTCATTGAAAAAAATGGCGGTAAGGGTGGATTCCAGCACGTTGCTTTCCAGGTCGAAAATATCGAAGAGGCCTTGGCCGAGCTACAGGAAAAAGGGGTCGCTCTTATCGACAAAACCCCGCGCATGGGTGCCGGCGGATGTAAGATTGCCTTTTTGCACCCCAAAGCAACGGGGGGGATTCTCGTTGAGCTTTCCCAGCGGATGTAA